In a genomic window of Bacillus kexueae:
- the recR gene encoding recombination mediator RecR, which produces MQYPEPISKLIDSFMKLPGIGPKTAVRLAFFVLNMKEDTVLDFAKALVNAKRNLSYCSVCGHITDQDPCYICEDERRNKSIICVVQDPKDVIAMEKMKEYNGLYHVLHGAISPMDGIGPEDIKIPELLKRLQNDEVQEVILATNPNIEGEATAMYISRLLKPTGIKMTRIAHGLPVGGDLEYADEVTLSKALEGRREL; this is translated from the coding sequence ATGCAATATCCTGAACCGATATCCAAGCTGATTGACAGCTTTATGAAACTGCCAGGCATAGGTCCGAAAACGGCCGTTCGTCTGGCCTTTTTTGTCTTAAATATGAAAGAAGATACTGTGTTAGATTTTGCAAAAGCATTGGTAAATGCAAAGCGGAATTTATCTTATTGTTCCGTTTGTGGGCACATTACGGATCAAGACCCTTGTTACATTTGTGAAGATGAAAGAAGAAATAAGTCCATCATCTGTGTTGTTCAAGATCCAAAAGATGTTATCGCTATGGAAAAAATGAAAGAATATAATGGTCTCTATCACGTTTTGCATGGGGCGATATCTCCAATGGATGGGATTGGTCCAGAAGATATAAAAATACCTGAGCTTCTAAAGCGACTTCAAAATGATGAAGTGCAAGAGGTTATTTTAGCAACTAACCCTAATATTGAAGGAGAGGCAACCGCAATGTATATTTCTCGCCTCTTGAAGCCTACAGGGATTAAAATGACAAGAATTGCACATGGTCTACCTGTTGGAGGAGATTTAGAGTATGCCGATGAAGTAACTCTTTCAAAAGCTCTTGAAGGTAGAAGAGAACTTTAG
- a CDS encoding YaaL family protein yields MLFKRKGWLRKRYNEQLMQDLLSLKEEWSRQKSLVEKSVEPSPEVLFDLHVVEAKYFYLLKEAKKRRLSIHHFSK; encoded by the coding sequence ATGTTATTTAAAAGAAAAGGGTGGCTAAGAAAGCGATATAATGAACAGTTAATGCAAGATTTACTTTCATTGAAAGAGGAATGGAGTCGTCAAAAAAGTTTGGTAGAAAAAAGTGTAGAACCTTCACCCGAAGTTCTCTTTGATTTGCATGTAGTGGAAGCAAAATACTTTTATCTATTGAAAGAAGCAAAAAAACGTCGTCTTTCAATCCACCACTTTAGTAAATAA
- a CDS encoding pro-sigmaK processing inhibitor BofA family protein encodes MEPIVILLGVGGLILMLLLIGTPVKPVKFIGHLATKLVVGALLLFFVNAFGTSLDFHIPINLFTTTVSGILGIPGIAALIVIKTVIL; translated from the coding sequence TTGGAACCCATTGTGATTTTGCTGGGGGTGGGAGGCTTAATTTTAATGTTATTGCTGATAGGCACTCCTGTTAAGCCCGTTAAGTTTATTGGTCATTTAGCTACTAAGCTTGTAGTGGGGGCACTTCTCTTATTTTTTGTGAATGCTTTTGGAACGAGTTTGGACTTTCATATTCCTATTAACCTATTTACAACGACTGTATCAGGAATATTAGGTATACCAGGTATCGCGGCATTAATTGTAATCAAAACCGTAATTCTTTAA
- a CDS encoding YbaB/EbfC family nucleoid-associated protein, whose product MRGGMGNMQKMMKQMQKMQKDMQKAQEELAEKKIEGSAGGGMVTVIANGHKEILEVNIKEEVVDPEDIEMLQDLVLAATNDALKKVDELTNETMGKFTKGMNLPGLF is encoded by the coding sequence ATGCGTGGCGGAATGGGAAATATGCAAAAAATGATGAAGCAAATGCAAAAAATGCAAAAGGATATGCAAAAAGCCCAAGAAGAGTTAGCTGAAAAGAAAATTGAAGGTTCAGCTGGTGGCGGAATGGTTACAGTGATCGCGAACGGGCATAAAGAAATTTTAGAAGTAAACATTAAAGAAGAAGTTGTTGATCCGGAAGATATTGAAATGCTTCAAGATTTAGTGTTAGCTGCAACAAACGACGCGCTTAAAAAAGTAGATGAACTAACAAATGAAACGATGGGCAAATTCACAAAAGGTATGAACTTACCTGGGTTATTCTAG